A portion of the Bacteroides faecium genome contains these proteins:
- a CDS encoding ABC transporter permease: protein MNGTNLFKIALRALANNKLRAFLTMLGIIIGVASVITMLAIGQGSKKSIQQQISEMGSNMIMIHPGADMRGGVRQDPSAMQTLKLTDYEALRDETSFLSAVSPNVSSSGQLIAGNNNYPASVNGVGTEYLDIRQLTVENGEMFTEADIQSSAKVCVIGKTIVDNLFPDGSDPVGKIIRFSKIPFRVVGVLKAKGYNSMGQDQDAVVLAPYTTVMKRLLAVTYLQGVFASALTEDMTEYATDEISTILRRNHKLKATDDDDFTIRTQQELSTMLNSTTDLMTTLLACIAGISLVVGGIGIMNIMYVSVTERTREIGLRMSVGARGVDILSQFLIEAIMISITGGIIGVIIGCGASWIVKSVAHWPIYIQPWSVFLSFAVCTVTGVFFGWYPAKKAADLDPIEAIRYE, encoded by the coding sequence ATGAATGGAACTAATTTATTCAAGATAGCTCTCCGGGCGTTGGCGAACAATAAGCTGCGTGCTTTTCTCACCATGCTCGGTATCATTATCGGTGTTGCTTCCGTCATCACAATGCTCGCCATCGGACAGGGTTCGAAGAAAAGCATCCAGCAGCAGATTTCCGAGATGGGGTCGAACATGATTATGATTCATCCGGGAGCTGATATGCGTGGTGGTGTACGGCAAGACCCGTCGGCCATGCAGACCTTGAAGCTTACCGATTATGAAGCCTTGCGCGATGAGACAAGTTTCTTGTCTGCCGTGAGTCCCAATGTTTCTTCATCGGGACAGCTTATTGCCGGCAACAATAACTATCCGGCATCTGTGAATGGCGTAGGAACGGAATATCTCGATATTCGCCAGTTGACGGTGGAAAATGGGGAGATGTTTACGGAAGCCGACATACAGAGTTCGGCAAAAGTATGCGTGATAGGAAAGACGATAGTGGACAATCTTTTCCCGGACGGAAGTGATCCGGTAGGCAAGATTATCCGTTTCAGCAAGATACCCTTCCGGGTGGTAGGTGTACTCAAAGCAAAGGGGTACAACTCTATGGGACAAGACCAGGATGCCGTAGTGCTTGCTCCTTATACTACCGTAATGAAACGTTTGCTTGCCGTCACGTACTTGCAGGGAGTGTTTGCTTCTGCCCTCACTGAAGATATGACGGAGTATGCTACGGATGAAATCAGTACGATTCTTCGCCGTAACCATAAGCTGAAAGCAACGGACGATGATGATTTCACCATCCGTACACAACAGGAATTGAGTACGATGCTCAACTCCACTACCGATTTGATGACGACTCTGCTTGCTTGTATTGCGGGTATCTCGCTGGTGGTAGGTGGTATCGGAATTATGAATATCATGTATGTATCTGTAACGGAACGTACCCGCGAAATCGGCCTGCGCATGTCAGTCGGCGCGAGAGGGGTCGATATTCTGAGCCAGTTCCTTATCGAAGCCATTATGATTAGTATCACGGGCGGTATCATCGGAGTGATAATCGGCTGCGGAGCCAGTTGGATTGTGAAAAGCGTGGCACATTGGCCTATCTATATCCAGCCGTGGAGTGTATTCCTTTCTTTTGCGGTATGTACCGTCACCGGAGTCTTCTTCGGATGGTATCCTGCCAAGAAAGCAGCAGATTTAGACCCGATAGAGGCCATCAGATACGAATAA
- a CDS encoding TolC family protein has product MNMINVRRLTVMAFLGAGMLPGISAQESPLQADTQNEVNLPAQWDLQSCIDYALEQNITIRKNRVAAESTQIDVKTAKAALFPSLSFSTSQQVVNRPYQESSSRVSGSEIISSNSKTSYNGNYGLNTSWTIYNGSKRLKTIKQEQLNNQVAGLDVATSENTIQESIAQVYIQILYAAESVRVNENTLQVSIAQRNRGEQLLNAGSIAKSDFAQLEAQVSTDRYQLVTAQATLQDYKLQLKQLLELDGENEMNVYLPALSDENVLAPLPTKKDVYVSALAIRPEIEASKLNVEASELGIDIAKSGYFPTVSLSAGIGTNHTSGSDFTFGEQVKNGWNNSIGLSVSVPIFNNRQTKSAVQKAKLQRETSMLSLLDEQKALYKTIEGLWLDANSAQQRYAAANEKLRSTQISYDLISEQFNLGMKNTVELLTEKNNLLQAQQEQLQAKYMAILNTQLLKFYQGDKLAL; this is encoded by the coding sequence ATGAATATGATAAATGTAAGAAGATTGACAGTGATGGCATTTCTTGGCGCAGGTATGCTTCCGGGCATATCTGCACAAGAATCTCCGCTGCAAGCCGATACACAGAACGAAGTGAATCTCCCTGCCCAATGGGATTTGCAATCGTGTATCGACTATGCTTTGGAACAGAATATTACGATTCGCAAAAACCGTGTGGCTGCGGAAAGTACACAGATTGACGTGAAGACAGCTAAAGCTGCTTTGTTTCCGAGCCTTTCGTTCTCTACCAGTCAGCAGGTGGTGAACCGTCCGTATCAGGAATCGAGTAGCCGGGTGAGCGGTAGCGAGATTATCAGCAGTAACAGTAAAACCAGTTATAACGGTAATTATGGCCTGAATACTTCGTGGACTATATATAATGGTAGCAAACGGTTGAAGACCATTAAGCAGGAACAACTGAACAATCAGGTAGCCGGACTTGATGTGGCGACTTCCGAGAATACTATCCAGGAATCCATCGCGCAGGTTTACATTCAGATTCTTTATGCGGCCGAGTCTGTCAGAGTAAACGAGAATACGCTGCAAGTTTCCATTGCGCAGCGTAATCGCGGAGAACAACTGCTGAATGCGGGAAGTATTGCAAAAAGTGATTTTGCGCAACTGGAAGCTCAGGTCAGTACCGACCGTTATCAACTTGTGACAGCGCAAGCCACCCTGCAAGATTACAAATTACAACTGAAACAACTGCTCGAACTGGATGGAGAGAATGAGATGAATGTCTATCTCCCCGCCCTGTCCGACGAGAATGTGCTTGCACCGTTGCCCACCAAGAAAGATGTGTATGTAAGCGCCCTCGCCATTCGTCCGGAGATTGAAGCAAGCAAACTCAATGTAGAAGCTTCCGAACTGGGGATTGATATTGCAAAATCCGGTTATTTCCCGACCGTCAGCCTTAGCGCGGGCATCGGGACGAATCATACGAGCGGCAGCGACTTTACTTTCGGTGAGCAGGTGAAGAACGGATGGAACAATTCCATCGGCTTGTCTGTCAGTGTGCCTATCTTCAATAACCGTCAGACAAAGAGCGCGGTACAAAAGGCTAAGTTGCAACGCGAAACGAGCATGTTGTCGTTGCTTGACGAACAAAAGGCTTTGTACAAGACGATTGAAGGCCTTTGGCTGGATGCCAACAGTGCACAGCAACGTTATGCGGCAGCCAACGAGAAGCTGAGGAGTACACAAATCAGCTACGACCTGATTAGCGAGCAGTTCAACTTGGGAATGAAAAATACCGTGGAACTTCTTACCGAGAAGAATAACTTGCTGCAAGCGCAACAGGAACAACTTCAAGCTAAATATATGGCTATACTGAATACTCAGTTGCTGAAGTTCTATCAAGGGGATAAATTAGCATTATAA
- a CDS encoding ABC transporter ATP-binding protein produces MKKVIEIQNIKRDFQVGDETVHALRGVSFTINEGEFVTIMGTSGSGKSTLLNILGCLDTPTSGEYLLDDIPVRTMSKPQRAVLRNRKIGFVFQSYNLLPKTTAVENVELPLMYNSSVSATERRRRAIESLQAVGLGDRLEHKSNQMSGGQMQRVAIARALVNNPAVILADEATGNLDSRTSFEILVLFQKLHAEGRTIIFVTHNPEIAQYSSRNIRLRDGHVIEDTPNPKILSAAEALAALPKNDED; encoded by the coding sequence ATGAAGAAAGTAATTGAAATACAAAATATCAAACGGGACTTCCAGGTGGGAGACGAAACCGTCCATGCGTTACGGGGCGTTTCGTTTACTATCAACGAAGGGGAGTTTGTCACCATTATGGGTACTTCCGGCTCGGGAAAGTCCACGCTGCTTAATATATTAGGCTGCCTGGACACTCCGACAAGCGGAGAGTATCTGCTCGACGACATTCCCGTCCGCACGATGAGCAAGCCTCAACGTGCGGTACTGAGAAACCGTAAGATTGGGTTCGTGTTCCAAAGTTACAATCTGCTGCCTAAAACGACCGCAGTGGAGAACGTGGAACTGCCGCTGATGTACAACTCGTCCGTCAGTGCTACCGAACGTCGCCGCCGGGCCATCGAATCTTTGCAGGCTGTGGGACTGGGCGACCGTCTGGAACATAAATCCAACCAGATGTCCGGTGGACAGATGCAACGTGTTGCCATTGCGCGTGCGTTGGTGAATAATCCTGCAGTGATTCTTGCGGATGAAGCGACCGGAAATCTCGACAGCCGTACCTCTTTCGAGATACTTGTCCTGTTTCAGAAACTTCACGCGGAAGGACGCACGATTATTTTCGTAACGCACAATCCCGAAATCGCGCAATACAGCAGCCGGAATATCCGCTTGCGCGACGGTCACGTTATAGAGGATACTCCTAATCCGAAGATTCTGTCCGCTGCCGAAGCACTGGCTGCGTTGCCGAAAAACGACGAGGATTAA
- a CDS encoding efflux RND transporter periplasmic adaptor subunit, whose translation MKTKKIILIAVAVVVVAGAGIWFFAGSPAKHKVTYATVTVSKGDISNSVTATGTIEPVTEVEVGTQVSGIIDKIYVDYNSAVTKGQLIAEMDRATLQSELASQQATYDSAKAEYEYQKKNYERSKGLHEKSLISDTDFEQALYNYQKAKSSYDSSKASLAKAERNLSYATITSPIDGVVISRDVEAGQTVASGFETPTLFTIAADLTQMQVVADVDEADIGGVEEGQRASFTVDAYPNDTFDGVVTQIRLGDASSTSSTSSSTSTVVTYEVVISAPNPEQKLKPRLTANVTIYILDKKDVLSVPNKALRFVPEKPLIGANDIVKDCEGEHKLWTREGMTFTAHPVEIGISNGMSTEIVSGLSEGTKVVSEATIGALPGEKMGAEPNNESSGERSPFMPSRPGDNKKKNNK comes from the coding sequence ATGAAAACGAAAAAGATTATCTTAATCGCCGTGGCAGTCGTTGTGGTAGCAGGTGCAGGAATCTGGTTCTTTGCAGGTTCACCCGCCAAACACAAAGTCACATATGCCACTGTTACCGTGAGCAAAGGCGATATTTCCAATTCGGTGACTGCTACCGGAACCATCGAACCGGTGACGGAAGTAGAAGTTGGTACGCAGGTATCAGGTATCATTGACAAGATTTATGTAGACTATAACTCGGCAGTTACCAAAGGGCAGTTGATTGCTGAAATGGACCGTGCCACTTTGCAAAGTGAACTGGCTTCCCAGCAGGCCACTTACGATAGTGCCAAAGCTGAATATGAATACCAGAAGAAGAATTATGAACGCAGCAAAGGGCTGCACGAGAAGTCTCTGATTAGTGATACGGATTTCGAACAGGCTCTCTATAACTATCAGAAAGCTAAAAGTAGTTATGACAGCAGCAAGGCGTCTTTGGCAAAAGCGGAACGTAACCTGTCTTACGCAACAATTACTTCGCCGATTGACGGAGTCGTTATCAGCCGTGATGTGGAAGCCGGCCAGACGGTTGCTTCCGGATTCGAAACCCCGACGCTTTTCACCATTGCTGCGGATTTGACGCAGATGCAGGTGGTAGCCGATGTGGATGAAGCCGATATAGGCGGTGTGGAAGAAGGACAACGTGCCAGCTTTACAGTAGATGCCTATCCGAATGATACGTTCGATGGTGTAGTGACGCAGATTCGCTTGGGAGATGCAAGCAGTACGAGCAGTACAAGTAGCAGCACAAGCACGGTAGTTACTTATGAAGTAGTAATCTCCGCTCCTAATCCCGAACAAAAGCTGAAACCACGTTTGACAGCGAATGTTACTATCTATATTCTTGATAAAAAGGATGTATTGTCCGTTCCGAACAAAGCCTTGCGTTTCGTACCGGAAAAACCTCTGATCGGTGCTAATGACATCGTAAAAGATTGCGAAGGCGAACATAAACTTTGGACGCGTGAAGGAATGACATTCACAGCCCATCCGGTAGAAATCGGAATCAGTAACGGTATGTCTACGGAAATTGTCAGTGGTCTCTCCGAAGGAACGAAAGTAGTGTCCGAAGCTACCATAGGTGCATTGCCGGGTGAAAAAATGGGGGCTGAACCCAATAATGAAAGCAGTGGGGAAAGAAGCCCGTTCATGCCAAGTCGTCCGGGAGACAACAAAAAAAAGAACAATAAGTGA